The following coding sequences are from one Gadus morhua chromosome 10, gadMor3.0, whole genome shotgun sequence window:
- the taf7 gene encoding transcription initiation factor TFIID subunit 7 — protein MESKKKTTSKIKVGKVGSKSKEDAPHELESQFVLRLPSEYASTVRRIAQSSSMNMKDRLTVELHPDGRHGIVRVDRVPLACKLVDLPCILESLKTVDKKTFYKTADVCQMLVCTLDGDLYPPLEEPTGTTDPKSKKKDKDKDKKFVCNHGITLPLKNTRKRRFRKTAKKKYIESPDVEKEVKRLLSTDAEAVSVRWELIAEDETKEPDQHCSLANLDSSPGTSVHKGHGSTAQQDELRKIFNDISSSSEEEEDEGERDEDLNIMDTEDDLVRQLQDKLDESDSAQHEADRNNQIVMEYQVQINSVKSKLQETRARKKQQEELIMKVENQALKNRFQACLNEIVQQEEREMEQLASLQEQLDSLIEK, from the exons ATGGAATCAAAAAAGAAAACGACATCGAAAATTAAAG TGGGAAAAGTTGGCTCAAAGAGCAAAGAAGATGCTCCCCACGAATTGGAGAGTCAGTTTGTACTCAGGTTGCCTTCG gaATATGCCTCCACTGTCAGAAGGATTGCCCAATCAAGCAGTATGAACATGAAGGATAGACTTACTGTTGAGCTTCACC CGGATGGTCGCCATGGTATTGTGCGAGTAGATCGCGTACCGTTGGCCTGCAAGCTGGTGGATCTGCCCTGCATCCTGGAGTCTCTGAAAACTGTGGACAAGAAGACGTTTTATAAGACAGCGGATGTCTGTCAG ATGCTGGTGTGCACACTAGATGGAGACCTCTACCCGCCTCTGGAGGAGCCTACTGGAACCACCGATCCCAAGAGTAAGAAGaaggacaaggacaaggacaagaAGTTTGTCTGTAACCACGGCA TCACCCTACCGCTGAAGAACACGCGCAAGAGGAGATTCAGGAAGACGGCAAAGAAAAAG TACATTGAGTCTCCTGATGTGGAGAAAGAGGTGAAGAGGCTGCTGAGCACCGATGCCGAGGCGGTCAGCGTGC GATGGGAGCTGATTGCCGAGGACGAGACCAAAGAGCCCGACCAGCACTGCTCCCTGGCCAACCTGGACTCCTCGCCGGGCACCTCGGTGCACAAGGGCCACGGCTCTACCG CCCAACAGGACGAGCTGCGGAAGATCTTCAAcgacatcagcagcagcagcgaggaggaggaggatgaaggggaGCGGGACGAGGATCTGAACATCATGGACACGGAGGACGACCTGGTGCGACAGCTACAGGACAAGCTGGACGAGTCGGACTCGGCCCAGCACGAGGCCGACAGGAACAACCAGATCG TGATGGAGTACCAGGTGCAGATCAACAGCGTGAAGTCCAAGCTCCAGGAGACCCGCGCCCGCAAGAAACAGCAGGAGGAGCTCATCATGAAAGTGGAGAACCAGGCACTCAAG aACCGCTTCCAAGCTTGTTTGAACGAGATCGTCCAGCaggaagagcgagagatggaGCAG CTGGCCTCGCTTCAGGAGCAGCTGGACTCGCTCATCGAGAAatga
- the slc9a6a gene encoding sodium/hydrogen exchanger 6a codes for MGYTLTVSRARRATRTLWLLLLVSLSICICVCNASSQEDSAMENIVTEKKVEESHRQDSVDLLIFIMLLTLTILTIWLFKHRRFRFLHETGLAMIYGVLVGVVLRYAIHVPRDISAATLNCHVNASPATLLVNISGRFYEYTLNGEISANVLDDVQDNEMLRKVTFDPEVFFNILLPPIIFHAGYSLKRRHFFLNMGSILAYAFMGTLVSCFVIGLLMYGFVTLMKHVGQLGEDFFFTDCLFFGAILSATDPVTVLAIFNELQVDVDLYALLFGESVLNDAVAVVLSSSIVAYQPQGDNSHTFEVMAVLKSLGVFLGVFSGSFALGVATGVMTALVTKFTKLRDFQLLETALFFLMSWSTFLLAEACGFTGVVAVLFCGITQAHYTYNNLSPESQIRTKQLFELLNFLAENFIFSYMGLTLFTFQNHVFNPMFIIGAFVAVFIGRACNIYPLSFLLNLGRRNKIRSNFQHMMMFAGLRGAMTFALSIRDTATYARRMMFSTTLLVVFFTVWVCGGGTTQMLSCQRIRVGVDADQDNLSVNEGSERRSTKQESAWLFRIWYTFDHNYLKPILTHSGPPLTAVMPTCCAPLARCLTSPQAYENECQLQDDDSDLILTDGDISLTYGDVTISTDATGAYTTSGGPAGLPSGTANASFSEELDRELTCGDQELVMRGTRLVLPMDDSEPPFTDHHRPRI; via the exons ATGGGATATACATTGACTGTCAGCAGAGCCAGGCGAGCAACAAGGACATTGTGGCTGTTGTTGCTTGTCAGTCTGTCtatatgcatatgtgtttgCAATGCATCATCTCAAGAGGACAGTGCCATGGAGAACATCGTAACAGAGAAGAAGGTGGAAGAAAGCCACAGGCAGGATAGTGTAGATTTGCTCATCTTCATCATGCTTCTCACCCTTACTATTTTAACTATTTGGCTATTCAAGCACCGACGATTCCGATTCTTACACGAGACAGGACTGGCGATGATCTATG gTGTACTGGTTGGTGTGGTGCTGCGCTATGCCATCCATGTTCCCCGTGACATCAGCGCTGCCACCCTGAACTGCCATGTTAATGCCAGCCCTGCCACCCTTCTTGTGAACATCAGTGGCAGATTCTACGAGTACACTCTGAACGGAGAGATCAGTGCCAACGTGTTGGATGATGTGCAGGATAACGAGATGCTGAGAAAG GTAACCTTtgacccggaagtgttcttcaACATCCTACTGCCTCCGATCATCTTCCACGCTGGCTACAGCCTCAAAAGG AGACATTTCTTTCTAAACATGGGATCCATCCTGGCCTATGCCTTCATGGGAACATTGGTTTCCTGTTTTGTCATCGG ACTCCTGATGTACGGCTTCGTGACTCTAATGAAGCATGTGGGGCAACTGGGTGAAGACTTTTTCTTCACAGACTGCCTCTTCTTCGGGGCCATCCTCTCAGCCACAGaccctg TGACTGTCCTGGCCATATTCAATGAGCTGCAGGTGGATGTGGATCTCTACGCCCTGCTGTTCGGGGAAAGTGTCCTCAACGACGCTGTGGCGGTGGTGCTGTCTTC GTCCATCGTGGCCTATCAGCCCCAGGGGGATAACAGCCACACCTTTGAAGTCATGGCCGTGCTCAAGTCGCTGGGCGTCTTCCTCGGGGTCTTCAGTGGTTCTTTTGCCCTGGGGGTGGCTACTGGCGTGATGACAGCTCTT GTGACCAAATTCACCAAGCTGAGGGACTTTCAGCTGCTGGAGACAGCTCTGTTCTTCCTCATGTCTTGGAGCACATTCCTTCTGGCAGAGGCCTGTGGCttcacag GTGTTGTAGCGGTGCTGTTTTGTGGAATTACCCAGGCCCATTACACCTACAACAACCTGTCCCCAGAGTCCCAGATCAGAACCAAACAG TTGTTTGAGCTGCTGAATTTCCTGGCAGAGAACTTCATTTTCTCCTACATGGGCCTGACGCTGTTCACCTTCCAGAACCACGTGTTCAACCCCATGTTCATCATCGGAGCTTTC GTGGCTGTGTTCATTGGCAGGGCTTGCAACatctaccccctctccttcctcctcaaccTGGGCCGTCGCAACAAGATCCGCTCCAACTTCCAGCACATGATGATGTTTGCTG GACTGCGCGGGGCGATGACCTTCGCCCTGTCCATCAGGGACACGGCCACCTACGCTCGCCGGATGATGTTCTCCACCACGCTGCTGGTGGTCTTCTTCACCGTCTGGGTCTGCGGAGGAGGCACCACCCAGATGCTCTCCTGCCAGCGCATTCG AGTGGGGGTGGACGCCGACCAAGATAATCTG AGTGTAAATGAAGGTTCAGAGAGGAGAAGCACCAAACAGGAGAGTGCCTGGCTGTTCCGGATCTGGTACACCTTCGACCACAA ctatCTGAAGCCCATCCTGACTCACAGCGGCCCACCTCTCACCGCCGTGATGCCCACCTGCTGTGCCCCCCTAGCCCGCTGCCTCACCAGCCCCCAGGCCTATGAG AACGAGTGCCAGCTGCAGGACGACGACTCTGACCTCATCCTGACGGACGGCGACATCAGCCTGACCTACGGCGACGTCACCATCAGCACCGACGCCACCGGCGCCTACACCACCAGCGGCGGGCCGGCTGGCCTCCCCAGCGGCACGGCCAACGCCTCCTTCAGCGAGGAGCTGGACCGCGAGCTGACGTGCGGCGACCAGGAGCTGGTGATGCGGGGCACGCGGCTGGTGCTCCCCATGGACGACTCTGAGCCCCCCTTCACAGACCACCACCGCCCGCGGATCTGA